Below is a window of Salvelinus alpinus chromosome 5, SLU_Salpinus.1, whole genome shotgun sequence DNA.
CTTTGCCAAGATGTTGGAGAACATATTCCTTCCTCTGTTTGAGGCTACAGTCAATCCACAGAAGCATAAAGAGCTACATGTATTTCTCAAATATGTGAGTATAATTCATTTAGATTTTCCTGCTAAATGTATCCTGATAGTGTCAACCATTCACCGTTCAACCCCTACTCTTCCTGTGCAGGTGACAGGCTTTGACAGTGTGGATGATGAGTCCAAGCACAGTGACCACATGTTCTCCTACAAGAGCCCCAAGCCTGAGCAGTGGACAGCAGATGAAAACCCTCCCTACAGCTACTACCTCTTCCACATGTACGCCAACATCATGGTGCTCAACAATCTGAGGAAGTAAGTACCTGTTGCTATCTGACCCTCTCAGGCCTCTGGTAACGAACCCAAACCATTATATCTCTTTCAAGAGAAACCGAGAGTTCCAACTGTCCTTCTACTGATGCTGCTGAGGGGAAAATGTAGGTGTTACACCCACTGTTCAGTTGCTATTATTCATTGAATTTAAGGCACTTCAGAATGAGGGCAACCAAGGGGAGCAGAACAGGTGTCTGGTTGCAGGCATGCTGCATTGCTGCACAGTGTAATGCACCAACGCATCTATAAATAAATTCCCCATGATAATACAAAGGAATAGAATTACAGTCTCTGACAGACTTACTGGCACATATGGTCAAGGAGCTCCTCCAAAGTCACTGAAGAtgctactgtaggcctacataatACACTTgtgtagctctgtgtgtgtgtgtgtgtgtgtgtgtgtgtgtgtgtgtgtgtgtgtgtgtgtgtgtgtgtgtgtgtgtgtgtgtgtgtgtgtgtgtgtgtgtgtgtgtgtgtgtgtgtgtgtgtgtgcgtgcgtgcgtgcgtgcgtgcgtgcgtgcgtgcgtgcgtgcgtgcgtgcgtgcgtgcgtgtgtgtgtgaatatgaccaCTGAATATTTCCCTGGGTCTCTTCCAGAGAGCGAGGCTTAAGCACCTTCCAGTTCCGTCCACATTGCGGGGAGGCTGGATCCATCACCCACCTGGTCTCTGCTTTCCTCACCGCTGACAACATCTCCCACGGCCTCAACCTCAAGAAGGTCCTCTACTACCATACTGAATCCTGCATCATCTGTCCTCAACACACTCTAGCCTACACACACTTATTTGCCATCAAATATACTGTAATTGCTGAACTCCACAGCATGTTTGAATGGAGCACTCTCATGCTGATCTCCCATGTGATAGTGTAGGTGCTACTCACATGAATAGTGGATGTCATGAGATGACCCTAAAGAAATGCAAAGCTATCTAATATTCTCACATGAAAGCACACTGTATAAATGCTAGTCATTGTAATGCAGTACCAGTGTTCAGCTCTTTAGGCCTCACTGTTTGCTTCATTTTCCTGTCTATCTGTGGGCCTAACCAGCACACAGACAATGAAAGGCCCTGTCTACCAGGCCTGCTCCACGCAAATACAGCCACTGAAAATAACCGAGCCAGCCACAGGGACAGGAGCTAGTTATCAACTTTTGACGCATTTTAACATCCACCGTGTCTGCTGAACAGTAAGCAGAGACCCTGTACGCTGAGCAGGTGACAGCGAGatatgtgtgagtctgtgtgtatgtactgagtgtgtctgtctctctctgccacagAGCCCTGTCCTACAGTACCTGTACTACCTGGCCCAGGTGCCCATTGCCATGTCTCCTCTGAGCAATAACAGCTTGTTCCTGGAATATTCCAAAAACCCTCTCAGGGAGTTCCTACACaaggggctgtgtgtgtctctatcaACAGATGATCCTATGCAGTTCCACTATACCAAGGTAAACTCCAGCTGAGTGTTCCATAGCTGTTTTGTAGGACAGTACTTGATGACAGTGTGTCCTGTCTGTAGGAGGCACTGATGGAGGAGTATGCCATTGCGGCCCAGCTGTGGAAGCTCAGCACCTGTGATGTGTGTGAGATTGCCAGGAACAGTGTGCTGCAGAGTGGCCTGTCTCACCAGGTAGAGCCCTGGGCATTGATATCTaccctcttagaaaaaagggttccaaaagggttcttcgctGTCCCAACAGGAGAACCCtctttgttccaggtagaaccctttttggttctaggtagaaaccctctgtggaaaggattctacatgaaacccaaaagtGTTCTAACAGGAACCAAAAAGGGTACTTCAAAGggtttcctatggggacagccaatgaACTTTTACGTTCTAGATAACACCTTTTTTATAAGAGTGTATAATAGCACGAATGCAAAATAACATTAAAATATCCTTCCCCTGTCCCCCATCTAATGGAGTGGTTATACCTAAGGAGCTTACATGATATACAATCTCTGGTAATACTGTATGACTCATTTTGTGCAGGAGAAGAAGCACTTTATTGGGGCCAACTACTTGAAGGATGGACCTGAGGGGAACGACATTCGGCGGACCAATGTGGCTCAGATCCGCATGGCCTACCGCCACGAGACCCTGTGCAATGAGCTCAGCTTCCTAGTGGATGCAGTGAAAACTGAAGCGGCCATTGGCACACAACCAGAGTTACCACAATAACATGGGATTTAGCTCAATCCGTGCATGTAAGCTCTCAACCATCACAACGGTATCTCTTGCATTCACGGGGGAAAAAACCCAATGGTTTGAATGAATAAGTGTGTCTCCTGTTTCTCTGGCTGCATGTGTgctagtagttctgaaagtagtgcTCAAGTGGCAAAAGTGATCCCCGAAAATTGTGTGCCATGTGCAGATATATGCCTAAGTGGCTGGCCCACATGGAGGAATATGTAGGTCAAGCACAGTTTCCAGAAAAGcagttgctttcaaactaggCATTTCATGGataattgaggtaagacagtaattctgctaaTAGAtcatgcatgtatgaactacacattgacacatccaaaGCGGGAGGCTTAATAAATACTTATTAGTCGccaaagttccggagcatgtctttaacagTATAAAAATAGTTTGGAGAGGTAGCAGTAGGAGCCAACTACATCTTAGTGTCTAAATTATGTATGTCCACAGTACAAAGGTTTCTTTCTACAGTGCAGCAACATCATTTGCACTAAGGCTGGTTCACTCTGCAGAGCACTTACTCACAGTTCAGTAATGTTACAGAATATTTGGGTTTCAAGTGCAATGTCTGGGAGAAAAAACACTGGCCACTTCTACTTTGATGTCTAACACTCACTGTATCATGCCCTAGTGATGGGCGGTCCCAGCTGTTTACGGAACCTGACAGTGTTTATCTCTGGAGCTGGAACACTGCTTTAGCTGTGATGAATGAAGTCTGGTACATTTCCACTGTCCCTTTccatgtgtgcttgttttttacaGGATGTCATGCAGTAGATTCCAAGGAGGACACTGAAGTCAGTTGTGGACACTGTAGGTACAAAACATTGTACTTGTATGCACTGTATGATATTTGCTTGAAATATTTGTGTGAATGTTTTGTTTCAATTTGATTGAAAACAGGCATTTCTATTGGTCAGAGTATGCAATATTTAatttggatgtactgtatgtataactTTGGAAAGCAACTATGAGCCAATTGAATGTTGAGAGTTTGGACAAGAGAGAAAAATGTGAAGGCATGTCTTCTCCTCTAGTTGCACTGAGATACAAGTGTCCAAAGATGGCCAAAGATGTTATACTGCTCTCTCACCTCTTGCTCGTTAGTGGTTGACAGAATGCTGTAAAATAGCCTGTTTTTAATTATGTTACTTTTGTTATCAATAAAGATATTTAAACATGGATTATTCCGTTTTTTTTTGTCATGCAGCAATTTAAAACTGTGAGATAATGGAATACATCGTTTATTAGAACATGAATACTACGAAGCGCTAACCCAAATATCCTGGCAGTAGCCTGACACATTTCCAAAAAGGCTAAGAAGTAACTGCAAGGCAGGGATACAAAAAGTTTGAATTTATTGCATCAGTTCAAGATTGGCATTAGTTAAAACACATGATTTAACATGCAGTAGTTAGCAGTGGCCATGGCATACTGACTAACTTTATCTGAAgtcatcaaattaattatctgTGTAGTAGAAAATATGAACCCATTTTGAATTCAGCTACTATAATAGTCCTTGCCTCAACTCATCCACGTTGCAGCAAtaattgccttgatgacatcgccatctagtggttaaaaTACAGGATGATCTCTAGAACGATCTATTTTGAATATGAACGACACAAAACAACAAGGAGACATAAAGTCACTTTTTAAAGCAAAATTGGAAAGGCATCCCATGCTATAAATAAATGCATTTGAATAACATCAATGCATACTTTGTACAAACGACTAAACAACATAACTTCCATAAGCAGGAACATAACTTTAAAAAAGCAGCCTGACCTTATCTTTGGTTTTACATTATCTAAAGCATTAAGGTTTTGTCTCTGATGCTGAATCAGTGTTGGTCTCATCACTGATGTTCACACTGATGTCATTGGCTGTCTCTTTGCACACATCCTCCTCAGGCTCAGCCTTAGCTTCTCCCTCAGTCTGGGCTTCCTTTGTATCCTTCATACAGGTGTGTGCTGCACACTCCTCTGTCTCAATGTACTCTTTCTGCTGCTCCCCATCCCAGCAGGGGAGAATAGTCTTGAGGCCATTGTTCCTTTTTAAAGAGGAAAAATAAAATGTTACTTTTttttaacacagttaacacagcATCAACTTACATCCCTAAAGTCACTCTGGTATAAATCAAATGTATGCATGACCATGTCAACAGGTATATGTTATAGCAATTGTGCTTAATGAATTACCATTATCTAAATAATGGCTTTCAATTCAAGGGATCTTACATATCTAGTTTTTTCCCTTTTACACAAAAAAGTTGTAAAAACACTTACGTTCTAAAGTACATGAGAATGGCCATTGCAGTCAGAAGAAGAACAATGGCCGAGGTGATAAGTAATGCTTTTGGCACcactaaaacaacagagcacAGGAGAGGGAAGAGATTACTCATACAAAATGAGCCTTGTCACTTTCACTCCCAATGGTAATGATGACAGAACATAGGAGTGGTTTGATGGACAACAGCAATGCTGGTAGTTAATGTCTCAAACCTCCAATTGAAGACTTTGCGCTGCTCATGGACTGGGGCAGTTCTATCTCTACCTCCTCTGGGTTATCAGAAAAACTACTGAGCGAGAGAAGGGAGGAGCGAGAATGAGAGGTGGGCCGTGCAGACTGTGTGGAGGGGACAAGATGAATGatggctggagagagggaggtagaggggggtgaGGCCGCTCCTGAAGGAGAAAGATGTGGTTAGCAATTTTATTCACATTCAATTAAATGAATACATTGATATCCAGCATTGACATCACAGTGGCTGTTTGCCAAATATTTTCATTTCACTCATTTCCTAAAACTTGGTCAAACCACCCCAGGGACAGTTCAGGAAGTTAATGTAGGATGTTTTTCACGCTCAAATGTTCCCTTTTCCTCTCACGTTCATACAATTGTTAGTTTCACAAAGGAAATTAAAGTACGTGATTTGACTTTCTGGAAAAATTCCAATTACCTCAGAGTTTAGGGTCAACAAAAAGGCACAGAGCAATTAGATTATGTATCCATGAATCACCATACCATAATATTTCTCAATTTTATCTTTGATCCATTGACTGCATGGAGATTAAGATTTTTTAAATCCTTTACTGTACCTGAAGTGTTGAAACAGAACACATCAAAACGTTTGGTGACAGAGGCTCTCCATTTGATGACACCGGTCTGGTTTTGACCACAGGTTTTACTGGCCTCAATACGAGGGATCACTGCAAAATGTTCATCAATCCACCCAAACCTAGAGACACAGccgatttaaaatggattcattaCTTCTCAGAGGTTATCTATTATGAAAAGGATCACTAGCATACAAAGAAGAATCGAATCCAAAAGCCATTTTACCTGCATGTTTCCAAGCCCAGTCTCTGAGCCTCCTCAACCTGGGAATTGGAGGCCATGGTTACACCCAGAGACCAGCACACCTCCCTGGCCTCAGAGGCATTGAAGGCATAGGCAAACTGGTTTGCGTCATTTGTGTAGCTGACCAGAAACACCCCAGCTATGTGTTTCTCTGGGAAAGCTGGTGATAAGGGAATTGAAGATAAGTTTCTGTGCATTTTTGCTGGTTTTAAAACATTAGCAATATTTCACTGTTCTTGTTTCTAATTAGTCAAGTTCATCAATTTGAAAATCCAATAATAAGTCAGAATATTTTAAACTCCTTTTTCGTTTAGATAATTTAGTGAAAAATGATCACTTAATGCATTTGCATGCCTTGTattatttaatgtatttttatatCAATGTTCATCAGTAATCATTAAGGAAGATAATAAAATCACTTCAAAATGATGTTCAAAATAATTCTCCAAAAGCACAGTGCATATTTGAGAACGGATTTCAAATAGTGAAAGAAGGCAACATCTTTGAGCTTTGAGGCACATGCAGTATAATCAAAACAAAACATTATTCTTACCATGAATTTTGCTAGGATCAACATGTAGACCAGAGAATGACAGTGTGAGAGGCAGCAGTAGTGATAGTATCCAAACCTGCATCATGGTTACCAATGGTCAGAGACACAGGACTGGGAGCTAATGGGGTGACAAGTGTtccactgtgtgtctgtgtgtctgtgagccaAAATGAAGAGGTTAGTGAGAGGTGATTCTCTTCAGATCAGAAGGGTGGGTTCATGAAGTGTACAAGGCTGTTGCATAAATGACCAGTCAGACGAGGTGGTGACAAGGCCACGGAACCACCGGGAACAGGAAGCAGGAAGTACGTTGTACAGGCTATTCAGTATGGGCACTTTAGGATCCAACCAGGTCCAAGAATAAGATAAATGTAGCAAGAAGTTAACATAACATGGAGCAGAAGCTTCGGAAGTGTGGCATAAACTGCTGAAGTAGTTTACGTGTGGCATAAACTGAGAATACGATGAACATCTCTTACTCATAATACCCCGTAATAACGCATTATGCTTGAAAAGACATGGAGGATTCCATCCAAACTGATCTTCAGGACTCCTTTACCAACTTCAGGAAAACATTTCTGAGATGATCATGTAAACTACTAACATCAAAACATTGAACCTGAGGAAGATTTGTTTTAATAGATAGGCACGTCAAATTGGGAGACTGCCTAAAAAACTTATGAATACAGAATAAGCAAAAATCAAACAAGCTAGTCCTTAAGTTGTATTCTTTCGAGAGAGTACATGAGGAGTGTTTGGCACAGATAGATGTTGGgaaaattgtttatttttattggctTTGGCACCTCACACAATGATTTCCTCCATCTGCCCATTGCTTAGTCATTAACAAGCTCATGATCCCTGGCATCCTCTGATGTGACTCTGACACACAGCGAAATCCCACTTCCAGCAAACACCTCACCCCAACCTAGTACAGCAGGAAATGACgcaggcagaactgaaaaataaGCAAAAGTAGTTGTTTGCTGTATGAGAAGAGTCAGTGACATTTaaacatcccccccaaaaaatgacatCTAAAGAgaacatttatattttattttgtgaCATGAATTTAATATTAAAATAGAGAGAATCACTCAAGCAGCCTTGACACACTGCAGCTACAGCTTAATGGAGCCAAGTAGATTACATAAGTGGTTTCCTGAGAGATATGAAAGGTTCAAAAGATCTTTCATTTTCATAAGTGCAGGGAGGAAGAGAACAAGCGCTGTGCTGAAAAATACAATTACTGTGTCACTCATTCCTCCAAGGAAGCGACTGATTTGGGAGGTTAGCATGAGAACTCTGCCAACACACCTGTTTGCTTCATGGAAACtgcacctgtctgtctgacatacATTATTCACTATGGAAATGAATGCTGCGAGTTTTAAGGCACCTTTATTTCAAGGCGAAAATGACACAACAGAAAACCCTGGCACGCATGTGGGGAGAAGATTTCTCAGGCTGTCTAAAAGTGCTCTCGTACATTAAGGAAATCTTTCAGTGCTCGGAGGGCGCAAACCAACACAgtaacaacacaaacaaacaagaacCATCAGCTGCTAAATATTGCACTTGAGGAACTACTTTGGAATGTGCTTATATTATTGATTATCCAAAATAGTATCTGCTTAAATACCACAAATATAGATATTTTACTAAAGATAAAAAAACATATCTCTCTCTTTAAATCTCTCCGTAAATCTCTTCAGGGGATGTCCTCTTACTGGACCTGAGAGAATGAACATAAAGTAACAGAGTGGTAGATGAATGTACATTAGTCTAATGTCTACTGGGACATTTGTCTTAGGGAACTCATCAGGAATCATCCATCTTCACCCAAGGGGCCACATTCAGTCCTCCAGGATGACATTCAGAGTAGGACAATGAATAATAACAATACATTGTGAATATATACAGTGaggtccaaaagtatttggacaatgacaaatatatatatatatttttggctctgtacttcagcactttggatttgaaatgatacaaggACTATAAAGTGCAAATTGTCAGCTTTggtttgagggtattttcatccattttTCATCCATTAAAAATTACAGCACTTTGTGTACATAGTccggtaaataatgtattgtgtatttTGGAGTAaattttattgtaaataataatagaACATGTTTCTAAAAACTTTtaaattaatgtggatgctaccatgattacggaaaattatgaatgaatcgtgaataatgatgagtgtgaAAGTTACTGAGgtataaatatcatacccccaaaatGCTAATCCTACCTGTTCATTGtgtcattcaggattatccgcaATCATGCTAACATCCACATTAAAGTAGAAGAGTTATTATATTAATAGcatatattataatattatattcttatttacaacatcaaaatgacacaatacattatttaccattaatttctattgggcacaaaataatctgaaacacaaccgaaACAAATTGTGAATGCATCCAAAAGATTAGTAGAGTCATATGCCGAATACTACACTTTGGACTTCTATAATACACAtagaagtgaatttgtccaaaaccTTTTGGCTCCCTGAAATGGGGGGACTGTGTACAAAAAgtgttgtaatttctaaacagttcacctgGTATGGACGAAAATGCCCTcatattaaagctgacagtctgcattttaacctcatagtcattgtataatttaaaATCCAAAGTCCTGGATCTCTTACATAAGAAAATATTTCATCACACTATTATACTTGGCCCCCTAAGCAACAATCATATATCACCATCACAAACACTTGGGCAGCTTTCCTAACACAACATAAATATGCCTTGATAAAGTTTATGATCATTAGAAGGCTTATCCTCTgaaaccaataaaaaaactcaatAAACGCTCCCAAAGATACATCCCCAAACCCTTCGAAACCCTGTATTCAAGTTCAGCTCTTGTATGGTGATGTATCATGGGACAAATTGTCTGTGGACTGAGAGAAGTATGAGACAGGCTCTTTGTTATTCTGGAGTGGGATTCTTTGGCTGTACTCCTACATTCAGTTCAAAGATCTTCTTCTTGCCCTGGACCATGGCTTTTTCTGCCGACATGTCCCCATGGTTGTTATAGCGATCACTAAAGTATGTGAAAACATTGACGACCAGAAACGTGACCAGGAATAACGTCAAAACAATCCAGAGAAGTCGGTTACGGCGGAAAATCTTGGGGCAAAGCCGGTCAAGGACAACTAGGACCTCTTCAACCTTACTGTAAAGGCAAAATTGAGAGGGGATTCAGAACAATTCAAGCTATACACCCAGTCATTATACAGCGACTAGTATAACTACATAATAATTCATTTACAATTGATCTACATGAAGTGAAAATCACCTGCTGAACTTTTCTTTTCTGCTGATTTCTTTTCCTTTTCCTTCATCCTTCTTTTCTGGCTTTTCCTCtactttctcctcctcttcctcctcctccacctctttgACTTCTTTACTTCTCTTCAGTCCCTCTTGGTAGCTGTATTTGGAACATTACACTTGTTTTCTCATTAAAGGCACATGAGCTGAACGTAGAGGAAGTATCACAAGACAGCAGTGGCACattactaccattcaaaagtttggggtcacttagaaatgtccttgtttttgaaagaaaataaacatttttgttttgcttcattaagtagtacccgcaaaacaccagtctaaacgtcaacagtgaagaggtgactctgagatgctggccttctaggcagagtaccTCTGGccagtgtttgtgttcttttgcccatcttaatatttggccagtctgagatatggctttttctttgcaactctgcctagaaggccagcatcccagagtcgcctcttcactgttgactttgagactggtgttttgcgggtactatttaatgaagcttccagttgaagacttgtgaggcgtctgtttctcaaactagacactctaatgtacttgtcctctggctcagttgtgcaccggggcctcccactcctctttcattctggttagagacagtttgtgctgttctgtgaagggagtagtatacagcgttgtacaagatcttcagtttcttagcaatttctcgcatggaatagctttcatttctcagaacaagaatagacggacgagtttcagaagaaagttatttgcttctggccattttgagtctgtaatcgaacccacaaatgctgatgctccagatactcaactagtctaaagaaggtcagttttattgcttctttaattagcacaacagttttcagctgtgctaactttattgcaaaagggttttctaatgatcaattagccttttaaaatgataaacttggataagctaacacaacgtgccattggaacacaggaatgatggttgctgataatgggcctctgtacgcctatgcagatattccattaaaaaatctgccatttccagctataatagtcacttacaacatcaacaatgtctacactgtatttctgatcaatttgatgttatttcaatggacaaaaaaaaagcttttctttcaaaaacaatatACTTGTCCTTTctacgtgaccccaaacttttgaacggtagtgtataaacTACTTAACTTTATTGCAATGCTGACTGTACTGAATGTACAGTATACTTCGTTG
It encodes the following:
- the LOC139576023 gene encoding lymphatic vessel endothelial hyaluronic acid receptor 1-like, whose amino-acid sequence is MMQVWILSLLLPLTLSFSGLHVDPSKIHAFPEKHIAGVFLVSYTNDANQFAYAFNASEAREVCWSLGVTMASNSQVEEAQRLGLETCRFGWIDEHFAVIPRIEASKTCGQNQTGVIKWRASVTKRFDVFCFNTSGAASPPSTSLSPAIIHLVPSTQSARPTSHSRSSLLSLSSFSDNPEEVEIELPQSMSSAKSSIGVVPKALLITSAIVLLLTAMAILMYFRTNNGLKTILPCWDGEQQKEYIETEECAAHTCMKDTKEAQTEGEAKAEPEEDVCKETANDISVNISDETNTDSASETKP